From one Lotus japonicus ecotype B-129 chromosome 3, LjGifu_v1.2 genomic stretch:
- the LOC130746053 gene encoding uncharacterized protein LOC130746053, which translates to MSKKKIVVVGGTGYLGQHLLQALADSPHAYDLAFTFHSTHPPQPLLDAIPTSLPFQVDLKSGNGFPTHLARFSSHFNLPDVVVNCAAISVPRACETDPATAHAINVPSSLVKWLQSFKESSTLLIHLSTDQVYEGEKSFYKEEDVAVPVNVYGKTKVAAEKYISDNCPNFAILRSSIIYGRQTVSPVPKSLPIQWIDGALAKREKVEFFHDEFRCPIYVKDLITIILALTNQWISERKQMQLLLNAGGPDRVSRVQMAEAVAQFRGHETSLIKSVSASTVDRGVKSPADISMDITRLVQTLRINPVSFKDGVRLTLTAETKQ; encoded by the exons ATGAGTAAGAAGAAGATTGTGGTTGTGGGAGGCACTGGTTACTTGGGTCAGCATTTGCTACAAGCCTTAGCTGATTCTCCTCATGCTTACGATCTCGCATTCACCTTCCACTCCACTCATCCTCCTCAACCTTTGTTGGATGCCATTCCCACCTCCCTTCCTTTCCAAGTTGATTTGAAATCCGGCAATGGATTTCCGACGCATTTGGCCAGGTTCTCTTCTCACTTCAACTTG CCTGATGTGGTTGTAAATTGTGCTGCCATCTCAGTGCCTCGTGCGTGTGAAACCGATCCTGCTACTGCACATGCTATAAATGTCCCATCATCACTTGTAAAATGGTTGCAAAGCTTTAAAGAAAGCAGCACTCTTCTCATTCATCTCTCCACAGATCAAG TTTATGAAGGGGAGAAGTCCTTTTACAAGGAAGAAGACGTTGCTGTTCCAGTAAATGTTTATGGAAAAACTAAAGTGGCAGCAGAGAAGTATATTTCAGATAATTGCCCTAACTTTGCAATTTTGAGAAGTAGTATCATCTATGGGCGACAAACAGTCTCACCAGTTCCAAAATCTCTTCCTATTCAG TGGATTGATGGTGCCCTTGCTAAAAGGGAAAAAGTGGAGTTCTTTCATGATGAGTTCCGGTGTCCAATATATGTTAAGGATCTCATAACTATCATACTCGCTTTAACAAACCAATGGATATCAG AGAGAAAGCAAATGCAATTGTTATTGAATGCCGGTGGACCTGATAGGGTATCACGTGTTCAAATGGCTGAGGCTGTTGCACAATTTAGAGGGCATGAAACCTCATTAATCAAATCAGTGTCTGCCTCAACA gttgatCGAGGTGTGAAATCCCCAGCTGACATATCAATGGATATCACTAGATTGGTGCAAACCCTTAGAATAAATCCTGTTTCATTTAAAGACGGCGTGAGATTAACGCTTACAGCTGAAACTAAGCAATGA